A DNA window from Gorilla gorilla gorilla isolate KB3781 chromosome 6, NHGRI_mGorGor1-v2.1_pri, whole genome shotgun sequence contains the following coding sequences:
- the LOC101129445 gene encoding LOW QUALITY PROTEIN: SH2B adapter protein 2 (The sequence of the model RefSeq protein was modified relative to this genomic sequence to represent the inferred CDS: inserted 1 base in 1 codon; deleted 3 bases in 2 codons), giving the protein MLLAAGGCDGTEAMNGACPGPAVAAPVPIPVPVPVPDWRQFCELHAQAAAVDFAHKFCRFLRDNPAYDTPDAGASFSRHFAANFLDVFGEEVRRVLVAGPTTRGAAVSAEAMKPELADTSALKAAPYGHSRNSEDVSTHASTKARLRKGFSLRNMSLCVVDGVRDMWHRRASPEPDAAAAPRTAEPRDKWTRRLRLSRTLAAKVELVDIQREGALRFMVADDAAAGSGGSAQWQKCRLLLRRAVAEEXFRLEFFVPPKASRPKVSIPLSAIIEVRTTMPLEMPEKDNTFVLKVENGAEYILETIDSLQKHSWVADIQGCVDTGLCEACSMGPGPGDLEGSWTRSCLHPKRASEHWELGRDGREQGAETDPEAEPELELSDYPWFHGTLSRVKAAQLVLAGGPRNHGLFVIRQSETRPGEYVLTFNFQGKAKHLRLSLNGHGQCHVQHLWFQSVLDMLRHFHTHPIPLESGGSADITLRSYVRAQGPPPEPGPTPPASPASPACWSDSPGQHYSSLAAALPACPPASPSDAAGASLSSASSSSAASGPAPPRPVEGQLSARSRSNSAERLLEAVAATAAEEPPEAAPGRARAVENQYSFY; this is encoded by the exons ATGCTTCTAG CCGCAGGTGGCTGCGATGGGACGGAAGCCATGAATGGTGCCTGCCCTGGCCCCGCCGTAGCCGCCCCGGTCCCGATCCCGGTCCCGGTCCCGGTCCCGGACTGGCGGCAGTTCTGCGAGCTGCATGCGCAGGCGGCCGCCGTGGATTTTGCGCACAAGTTCTGCCGTTTCCTGCGGGACAACCCAGCTTACGACACGCCCGACGCCGGCGCCTCCTTCTCCCGCCACTTCGCCGCCAACTTCCTGGACGTCTTCGGCGAGGAGGTGCGCCGCGTGCTGGTGGCTGGGCCGACGACTCGGGGCGCGGCCGTGAGCGCGGAGGCCATGAAGCCGGAGCTCGCGGACACCTCTGCACTCAAGGCGGCGCCCTACGGCCACTCGCGGAACTCGGAGGACGTGTCCACGCACGCGTCCACCAAGGCCCGCCTTCGCAAGGGCTTCTCGCTGCGCAACATGAGCCTGTGCGTGGTGGACGGCGTGCGCGACATGTGGCACCGGCGCGCCTCGCCCGAGCCCGACGCGGCAGCTGCCCCGCGCACCGCCGAGCCCCGCGACAAGTGGACGCGGCGCCTGAGGCTGTCGCGGACGCTGGCTGCCAAGGTGGAGCTGGTGGACATTCAACGCGAGGGGGCGCTGCGCTTCATGGTGGCCGACGACGCGGCCGCGGGCTCCGGGGGCTCGGCTCAGTGGCAGAAGTGCCGCCTGCTCCTGCGCAGGGCTGTGGCCGAGG GCTTCCGCCTGGAGTTCTTCGTGCCGCCCAAG GCCTCCAGGCCCAAGGTCAGCATCCCACTGTCAGCCATCATTGAGgtccgcaccaccatgcccctgGAAATGCCAGAGAAGGATAACACATTCGTCCTCAAG GTAGAGAATGGAGCCGAATACATCTTGGAGACCATCGACTCT CTGCAGAAGCACTCGTGGGTAGCTGACATCCAGGGCTGCGTGGACACCGG ACTCTGTGAGGCCTGCTCTATGGGGCCAGGGCCTGGGGACCTGGAAGGAAGTTGGACCAGGTCTTGTCTTCACCCCAAGAGAGCCTCAGAGCACTGGGAGTTgggcagagatggca GGGAACAGGGTGCAGAGACGGATCCCGAGGCTGAACCCGAGCTGGAGCTATCCGACTACCCATGGTTCCACGGGACACTGTCCCGGGTCAAGGCTGCTCAACTGGTTCTGGCAGGGGGGCCCCGGAACCACGGCCTCTTCGTGATCCGCCAAAGTGAGACTCGGCCTGGGGAGTACGTGCTGACCTTCAACTTCCAGGGCAAGGCCAAG CACCTGCGCCTGTCCCTGAACGGCCACGGCCAGTGTCACGTACAGCATCTGTGGTTCCAGTCTGTGCTTGACATGCTCCGCCACTTCCACACACACCCCATCCCACTGGAGTCAGGGGGCTCGGCCGACATCACCCTTCGCAGCTATGTGCGGGCCCAGGGCCCCCCACCAG AGCCGGGCCCCACGCCCCCTGCCTCGCCCGCGTCCCCGGCCTGCTGGAGCGACTCGCCCGGCCAGCACTACTCCAGCCTCGCCGCGGCC CTGCCCGCCTGcccgcctgcctcgccctccgACGCCGCCGGCGCCTCCTTGTCTTCCGCCTCGTCGTCCTCTGCCGCGTCGGGGCCCGCTCCCCCGCGCCCCGTCGAGGGCCAGCTCAGCGCGCGGAGCCGCAGCAACAGCGCCGAGCGCCTGCTGGAGGCCGTGGCCGCCACCGCCGCCGAGGAGCCCCCGGAGGCCGCGCCCGGCCGCGCGCGCGCCGTGGAGAACCAGTACTCCTTCTACTAG